gtgtgTGTTCTAACAACGCCCAACTCCACTTTAAGTTTATTTTCCCATATCTAGCCAGCTAACAACAGAGCAGAAGAGATTTGATTGTGAGCTGGCAAGCTGACCTCCATGACGTAAATTTCTGGCACAGATTACCCACTctcttttgtagtttttttaaacaatattataAATCTGGGGAGGACAAACTTTAaaatatctctttttttttttttttttttacaatcaactGATATGCAAATCATTTCGGGGATGAGGTTGTGTTATCGTTTGTTCCGTAAGAATGGCACTgaattgtacgtcgctttgcaagcaaaataataatgttgctAACGTTATATAGTGTCACAGCTGGCGGGTGCCGTGGCATGGCTTTTCAAGCTAGTCAACGCTACTGTTAGccaacaaagaaatttaaagaaaacacaagaaaaacaacaaagatatTTACAGTGATGCATACAActgtacaaaaatgtttttaagtatAATTTATTACATGAATGGGTAGCAGCAAACAGCTTATGCACGTTAACAGTAGCTGGAAATActgccctgtgtgtgatgttttaatTGTGTGACGGGTTGCTAACCACGTAGCCGCTagcaatttgttttttaaaatgacaccatTACAGTGTAAAGACtataaaaaatggacaaaaagcttTCTTTTCAAAAGTACAAACGTCCAAATGTCATATattattttgaaggaaaaagcgtccatttctccaaaaaaactgccaatttttttttattgcaaatgcTACCGAACTTGAAGGGAATGACTACACGACTTGTGAGGCCCAATTTCAATTACGGAGCGTTTTGGCAGCTAACTCCATACTCACCTTCCACTCTTCAGGGCTGCCAAACTCTCTCTTCTGCGTCGATCTCAGAAACTCATCCAGGCTGACAAGCCGATCCTGATTCACGTCCACCTGCAAAGACAAAACCAatccacagaaatgaaaacaataatggtCGTCTTGAACAGATGTTGACATGTTGATGTATGTCATAATGCTGATCATGTCCAAATGATGTACAATGGCAGATAATTTAAATATGAAGTGTAATGTAGATTATGTGTATGTGAAATATAATGGTCGATTATGTGTATATCAACTGTAATGGTAGATTATATGTATGCGATGCTATGGGAGATTATGTGTACATGAAGTGTAATGGTAGACTATGTGTATATGTAGTGTAATGGTAGATCATGTGTATGTGATCGTAGATTTCAGCAGGGAGGACTAACTGACGTTCTTCATGACGTGTTCTCTCATCCTCAGTCgctcttcctccatctctatCATGTCATCCTCTTCATTCCGGGGGTCATACACTTTCtcaagctgagagagagagagaatcagataCTGAGCAAAAATTGCTTATCAGTGGCAAAACAGCAAGATGGTTTATTAATATGGACAGATATCAGTTGGCTGGACAAAATGATCTGATAAAATTACGTAGCCACTGGGCTGAGGGAATACCTCTTTAGTGAACAAAGCTTCAAGCTCCTGCTCATCCAGGACACCGTCTCCATTAGTATCTATAAGAAATAAAGGCACTATATCAGCTGTTCCAACATTCCATCCCATTCTCAAATCCTCAAATATGTCAACTCCaaacacatatttacatatcaaagaatgcaaatgtaaatcaaCTGTCAATAGTGGACAATACTTGATATCAGCTACATTTGAAACTTGATATTATCAGTGAGTTTACACAATTTCAAAAAGGATTTGCTGTTATCCAGTtatgaactgaaaatgtaattgttgcGCCAACATCCATTAACATGTTAATGCAGAGGCTTGTGTTGATTGCGTGCATTTCAAACGCAGTTGCTAATATCTGTTATTCAGCTGTGCTGATTTGTGTTCTGTGATGTCAGAAAGGGCGATTCAGGTGCTGTCCATTCAGCACCTCCAGACTGACCTGGCAGAGCtgcagcaccacggacagcaccagccccacTCACAGGCATGTGAACAGCTATGGCCCAGAGCCAATCAGGGCAGCTGATTGCCCAATGAAAAGGTCAGAGATATCCAGAAGGCCAAGCTCCCAGGGCTAAGAGGGAGACCTTTCCAGCACACAGGCTTGCTTTGACTGGCACTCAGGTGCCGTTCAGGTTCCGCCTTTTGATTGTGGTGCttttagccattttttaaaaaccttattGTGCGGATGGTTTTGTGGTCTGTACTCAAGAAGCGATTGAAAGGCACTCAAGCACGCGCTTTTCCGTCTTTGTCTTGTGGCCATTGGAACTAGAGAACCATCGTTCGCAGAAAAAGTCACGACGAGCGGCGACTTGCGTTACGGTTATTCTAGGCGACGAGGGACTAAGATGCAAATTCCAAAAAAAGAGtggagaaataaacaaaaacaccgAACGGACGCACCGTGAAGGCTGAAGAAGGTTCTGGGGTCGAACTCCTGAGGGTCGAGACCATCGGTTTCTCTCCACACCTCCCGaagctgtgctacactgccctgagacagagaaaaagagacagagacagagagaaaaaagagaagttCAGCACGACAGACAAAGTGTACCTGCGCCCATGCACCATGAGTGGCACTGGGTTACTTGTCCCCCTCTTCTTCTGGGTCACATTGCCCTCTTCCCCGACAATCTCATTACGTCTACTGCTCTCCACTGAACCCAGAATGCCCGAGGtcctccactcctctctcaTTCCCCCCTCCATTCCATTCCTTCATATCCTTTCACCGATCCTCTCCCTCCATCGCATTGCGTTAACTTAGTAGACATTTCATTaccttacaggcatttagcggacgctcttatccagagcaacttacacaacgtcttgcatagcatttacatccatttatactgctggacgtatactgaagcaatgcgggttaagtaccttgctcaagggtacaactgtaGTGTGTTACCTGGGATTCGAAGACCTTACCCTTACCCATTagactacactgccgcccacaagacgctcttatccaggaaTGAAGGAGGAACAGAAGAGCATTCAGCTGAGTACAATGAGCAGGAACGCCAGACCAGGCTAACAGCTTTCCCAAACAGCGAGTGAGGGAATAACAGCACTAAAGCACCAGTGCAAGTTAACTGTGCCATCCAAGACCCATTTCTActccggtctctctctctttctatccttctttctgtccctctccctctcccagcccccttctcttcttcctctttctctgtccctctctcccagtcccccctttctctctctctcattcttgcTCTCCATCTCCTACTCGCTCTCTCTTCCATCTCCTTctcactctcccctccctcttttgctctctctcctccttgacctccatctccttctcactctctctccctctccctaccTCTCACCGCTCTTTTCCGCTCGCTCAGCCTCCCTCTGCTccatctccttctcctctcccctgtccactctctccctcctctctgctctctctcattcttgcTCATCtccttctcatctccctctccctctcctactctctcccctccctctttctctctctctcattcttgcTCTCCATCCCCttctcgctctctgtccctccctctccctccacccctctcacCGGAGCGTAGACTTTGGGgtgctgcctgtgtttctcGCTCAGCCGCCGCagcctctgctcctccctctcctgctcctcctggtcCAGGCCGCGGAGGTGCTCCCTCCTCTCATGCTCCTTCAGCATCTCGTAGCGCTTGAACTCCTCGTGACGCTCCAGGTCATAGTTCCGCAGGTCCTTGGCGGCCTgccaaaaggggggggggggtcagaccgCTCGGGATAGACCTCTctgatcccccaccccctctccgtctctcctcaGCTTCACTACAACCATCAGGTCTCCCCAATGCTCCCAACTTAGGAGCATTTGCACCAGAAAATTCATGTGGGCTAACTCggaaaataatttaagagcACATCAACTAATTGGCATGCATTAGTGCGCTTCTACATTTTTcaacttgaaaaaaatgttagcgtaGAGCCCAGCCTGTTTGATCTAAACCCCGGTCCCCCCCTCCATCATTCCTGGTTACCGTAGCGATGAGCAGCTCCAGGTCTGCGGACTCAAAGGTGTTCTGGTTGTGGGGGTCCAGGTGCTCGAACTGCTTCAGCAGAGCGGCGTGGTCTATCTGCAGagctgagagggaggggccatGTTAACTAACAAAGGACACTgggaaaatgggagaaaagcaacaaaaagtacaacaaaaagaaaaaacttattgcataaaatttatatttaatattaactCTTAATAATAATGTGCAGGCACTGCTCATTTAGACCCCGCCCCCAGTTATACcgtcccccccctctctctctctgttggtaTAGGCCAGTTACACCCCcacctctttcactctctgcGTTGGTACAGTCCAGTTACACCCTCCCCTTGTCTCAGTCTCTGTGTTGGTAATTTCCAGTTATACCCACTCACTCTCTGTGATGGTTCAGTACGATTACAcctccccccactctctgtGCTGGTATTGTCCAGTTAtaccctcccccctcactctctgtgCTGGTACAGTCTGATCACAaactcccccctcactctctgtgTTGGTACTGTCCAGTTTGGCCTTCAGCAGCATCCTGAGGcgtgccacttcctgtctcttcaGCTCGTCCAGCCGGGTCCTGACATGGTGGCCGACCAGGTCCAGCTCCTTACCGAGCCTAcccttctgagagagagagagagagagagagggagagggagaagaaaaataacaacagaacaGACAAGGCCGCTCAACCGCTGCAGTCCATCACACTGACACAGTAATGAACGGGACCCAAAGAGCACCTAGGGGCCCGAGGGGAGGGTCACCTCTATGTCCTCTGTGTTCGCGGCCTGCAGTTTCTCCCTGAACAGAGGGTCGGTCTCCAGCACCTCGACCACCTCCCTCAGGTACCTGTCATAGAACAGGCCGGTATCCTGGGGAAAGAACACAGGTTCACACAGCTCCTGGGCACTGATGGAGGGATGACAGAGAgaaggatagagggagaggggaaaagggaGATAAAAGATGGAATTTCTGTGGTGAAAATACCAAGttctcttcctgtttccccTCCGGCGGGGGATGGGCTTCCTGGGGAACTGCATTGCGGTCAATGGGCACTGACCATGCCCCAAAGGTGATTGACAGGAGAAGCAGCCAATGGGGACCAGAGGTCATTCTCCttggagaggaaaggagaaacCCATTAACAATTAGGGTACGCTTGATCCCAACATTATATGTGGGTCAATTTGCAGACTTGACACTGTAGTGAGTGTTATTTGCTGTAGTTTCCAGTGtaaatagcatttatttttgatgttaCTTTGTACTTACCCTGATTTTGTGTACTACGAAAAAGAGAtgatgaaattaataaaatgtattattacttTATCAATAGTGACACTTTACAGAGATTCTGTCACAGTTGAACAAGTCATtacataatttgaaaaaattgaATTAGGCAGTATCAGCAAGATTAACTATAATATTGAAATCAACATATTGCCATACTGAAAGCTGGTGGCATTAAAAAACACCGCCAGGCATTTGGATTCAACTGCAAATATTATCTGTCTGTCGACCTTGATTTGCTGGATACAAGCATGTATAATTCAAAAATAGAACCATGGTCTCTTATTAACCACTGTACAGTGCCAAGTCTTGACGCACACAGAGAGGAGCTTTCGCAACAAGACTGGCAAGACAGTCAGCTCCTGTCATCCAGAAATCGTGAACAAACGTACAGAAGAAATTAGTGAAATGCAATGTAgggaaatgtaatgtttaacaTACATTTCCTGCTTGCTTAGCTTACGCCTTCCATTCCAGCTAGCGCATCCAGCACCGTACTCTAACTTGAAATTATAACGTGAGTCAACACTggctagctaatgctagctatGAATGAGCTTGCATTTTCTGCGCAACCATCGTCCTGCGTCTCGTTTGAACTATACGCATAATTGTTTTGGTAACAAAACCCTTGCATTCACTCACCAACTTCTTTTTGCCATCCTTCCCTCTCAACTGCAATGGTCTTCTCTGTGCAGGTACTGTAAGTACAACACGTTTTCTGCTTTAGCTGGCACTGGCAGTGTGCGCATACTGACGGCGGTGACATGACATCTGGCGCGCCCCCTTTGTTTACATGTCGCTAACAGAGTAACGGGAGGTTAGGAGAGGGTTATTTTGGCATTTTCGGTGGGAAAAAAAGTGCAGTGAGCGGGACATGTTTGggacatgttttttaaattgatttggctatgtactgtacaatttcatatttgtaattaaacaattcacatgtggttgaagtgcacatttcTCGGTTTTTATTTAAGGGAATTTTTATAACGGTTTCTTTCTACATCATGTAGAAAATGCAGCACTTTTATAAATAGTCTCCCCATTTCAGACAAATGGGTTCACAGGTATTTCTGATTCTGATCCTTTCTGTCTCCATACGttcctctttccctcactttggtacaggttaatgcTTGTTTCCTCTGTCCGTAAggctttgttccagaactctacagttttttaaattatttttatttactttttaaaaatttatagcaaactctaacctggccattttgtttttgagattTACCAGTGATTTGAACCCTCTGAGGATATGCCGGGGTagtcttttctttttggtaGTCTtcgacacatctatgcctacatcctggagagtgttcttgatctgctcaacagttgaaaaggggttttgcttcacaactgaaagtgttcttctgtcatccactacagtggtttTCCATGCTGTACTAACTTGTTTGTCATTGCTGAGCTCAAAAGTGCATtattgcttcttaacaatgtatcaaacagttgattgtGACACACACAaggttttggctatgtctcagattgatttattcaaattttcCACCCTACTTTATTGGGATTGCcactttggtcctcatgttgagagacaacagtaaAAGACTCCAAATcaacacctagaatcaactcaaagtcttttgttagtttttttgtgcatgaactaatgatgcaaagacacacagcaggccaagaaacagctgccAAGCAGCCAATTGCCCCATTACTTTTGGTGCCCTAAAATGAGgaactatatataaaaaaggctgtaattcctactaaGTTCACCAAACATGgataaataccctcaaattaaagacagtctgcactttaacctcatattcattgtttcgtttcaaattcaatgtgctggagtacagaagcaaaacagaaaacattgtgCTGTTGCTCAACTACTGACGAGCTGTAATGTAGATACCATAACAGCATCAATTAAGTGCAGCGTGTGTCAatcacagttttgttttttatggagATCAGTAGTCAGAGAATCTCTCCAGTCCTCTCAACCTGATCACCTTTCCagtaatgttaaaaaataaataaataaaacattttattgagaAGTAACAACCACATGGACATGCTCTCAAAAGAACTCGCCATAtagatattaaatattaatttgaaaatagATATATGTGTATACgtacatttttcaaagacaGTTCTTCGGAGATAATAAGTaataatgcatgaaataaattagcactgataaaatacatcaaaataaataaataaatacattcaaattgttaaattaataaatctgAACAAATAATAAGCAtgatcacaaacacaaaattataCTATGTAAACAACGATGCCATGTAAACAacaaattataatattatattaataaacagTGATAACAACATTAAATAATCTGTATgaataatattacaatatatactATGACAGAACATGAATGTTCTATGTTGTATgtactaataaaaataaaaacaattttccaGAATTGCAGAAACATAGATAAacagcagtgtgttcagtataGTAAAAAAGATCTTATGAAATGGACCTAGAAGCAAGTATGGTAAATTGCTTATCAGTCTTATTATACATCTAATCAAAAGATTAGATTTCTGGTTTTTCAGCGTGTGTTTGAACTCATCCTCACACTGATTTAAAAACTGATCTCTCTCAGGTCAGTTGGTGTACTTGCTCTTTCGTCCTCCATCTCTCCGTCCTGGtcttctctcttctgctccCTCGCTTTTTGTCTCTGTCCGTTTCTCAGACGCTCTCTGAGGGCGCCCTCTATCAGGTCACTGTagtactgcagcacagcctgcagtGAGGGAAGAGGGGGATTGGGTTAATAGTGTTCATAGGCCAACTGCATTACAGTCAACACACTGCCGATGGCGGCAATCATCAAATCGTTAGATCTGGCATGTTTAAACATTATAGTATACATAGCATGATATACactaaataattatatataatttctgtTGTTGTATGCTggtacttgtttttttttgatctttttatatatatatattataattttcaatactaaataattatttattctaCTTATTAATTACAatgatttatatataattttttctgttgtgtttgttttaatgctgtgtgtacttgtgttcttttttattctttcttcaTCCTCCTCTATTATAACCTTTAGTTTTTAAATCCTTCTTACCTTCTGTTTGATTACACTGCGTTTCACTATACGGTACATCACACCTCTGTCTCTGTACTCACTATTTCAGTGACACGATTAATCCCGCCGATTCCAGTCTGACCGACTCACCATGTCGGTCCGGCAAAGTGCGGAGAGCACGGCGGTCACGTGACCAGGCTGAGGCCCCCTGCCGCCCAGGCCCCTAACGGCGGCATCCAGCGCCGCCGCGGCGACCAGAGAGGGCGGAGCTCCCAGGAAGGCCGAGTCGCAGACGCACATGGCGACCAGGGTGTCGCCATGCCGACGCAGCGTCGCCAGGGAGACCCCCGCCGGTGTTTCTCCCTCGTGCGGCTCCCCGAGCGCGGACAAGAAGTGCGGGAGGAAGTCTTGAGGGGTTACCGCGGCAACGTCCCATCGGAGGGTTGCTAGGACGACGCGTTCCATCTCCTGCGAGAGGGAAGGAGGACAAGAGGGGTgagaacactgaacacacactgtgacaaaacaaatacaaagagGTACCTCtcgtggaggagggagggaataCATCGGCCACTTATAAAGTATATATATCTAACAAACGCTCAAATGTACAATAATATTACTCAAACAGTAAAGTAATACAAGCAGGCACAAATACAGCAAAATGagatacacagtcacacaaatatATGCTCATAAACAGCTGGAACCTATCAATTGGTGGTTTAAAATAATACCCAATCAATGGTTCTGGACTGAGGTGGATAGAGAGATACGTACTTGAGGGAAAGACTTATCCTGtacttactgtgtgaactacaCTTGATGTTCCTGGCTGtggataactgatacttaatgagatttgtaccttattggacctgtgttctgtagttgatGCAAAGACCCTTGGCacgcacttattgtacatcgctttggataaaagcgtctgtcaaataaaatgaaatgtgatgtaACGCATGTGTcagctgtaatgtaataagggGCGGGACACAGAGGGTGAGTTTCCTGACTGCAGTGAATGCTGGGCTGGGGGTTTTGGGGAGTCGCCGGGACTGAACCCCGGCTGCAGCGGGCCCCACCTGCAGATCCCGGGCCGTGAAGCTCCCGTCTGCGCAGGCACGCAGGCCGTCTGTGCAGACCGTCTGGCTCTCGCTCAGCTTGGAGGCCAGGAGGACGCAGGCGGAGCACAGGCTCcaggggcaggggggaagggagagcgAGACGGACAGGAAGCGGTCCAGCAGAGACACCGCCAGCGGGAAGACCGCCTCCTCGCAGCCGCACCCACAGcacacctgggggagggggcggggttagaacCTTATAcacttgggggagggggcagggttagAACCTTATAcacctgagggagagagggggcagggttaGAACCTTATacacctgggggagggggagggtgtggggttAGAACATTGCAcaactgggggagggggaaggggcggggttagAACCCTAcacacctgggggagggggcggggtgagaACCCTAcacacctgggggagggggcagggttagaacacagcacacctgggGCAGGAGACAGGGTTAGAACCCTATGCACCTGTGAGAGGAGGCGGGGTCtgaactccacacacacagtgaaatgctgacagaca
This genomic window from Anguilla rostrata isolate EN2019 chromosome 17, ASM1855537v3, whole genome shotgun sequence contains:
- the ccndx gene encoding cyclin Dx — translated: MSGESLWCEEEEGRGPAGGQLRAPWDPSACGERVVGRLLQSEGRYLPSALYVSLVRRDPRQRDQLAKWILEVCCGCGCEEAVFPLAVSLLDRFLSVSLSLPPCPWSLCSACVLLASKLSESQTVCTDGLRACADGSFTARDLQEMERVVLATLRWDVAAVTPQDFLPHFLSALGEPHEGETPAGVSLATLRRHGDTLVAMCVCDSAFLGAPPSLVAAAALDAAVRGLGGRGPQPGHVTAVLSALCRTDMAVLQYYSDLIEGALRERLRNGQRQKAREQKREDQDGEMEDERASTPTDLREISF
- the nucb1 gene encoding nucleobindin-1 isoform X1, translated to MAKRSWRMTSGPHWLLLLSITFGAWSVPIDRNAVPQEAHPPPEGKQEENLDTGLFYDRYLREVVEVLETDPLFREKLQAANTEDIEKGRLGKELDLVGHHVRTRLDELKRQEVARLRMLLKAKLDSTNTETLQIDHAALLKQFEHLDPHNQNTFESADLELLIATAAKDLRNYDLERHEEFKRYEMLKEHERREHLRGLDQEEQEREEQRLRRLSEKHRQHPKVYAPGSVAQLREVWRETDGLDPQEFDPRTFFSLHDTNGDGVLDEQELEALFTKELEKVYDPRNEEDDMIEMEEERLRMREHVMKNVDVNQDRLVSLDEFLRSTQKREFGSPEEWKTLDDSKPVYTEAELQQFEAELREKEAELAQRAESLRQEEELLKQWGTALEAQRKEYQQAVMDMSQRQRNQQAVDGQPLPGPNGELQFRQEMKNLEEQGANATISLDFPGEERMNTSNEPTQNLPLHTS
- the nucb1 gene encoding nucleobindin-1 isoform X2 yields the protein MAKRSWRMTSGPHWLLLLSITFGAWSVPIDRNAVPQEAHPPPEGKQEENLDTGLFYDRYLREVVEVLETDPLFREKLQAANTEDIEGRLGKELDLVGHHVRTRLDELKRQEVARLRMLLKAKLDSTNTETLQIDHAALLKQFEHLDPHNQNTFESADLELLIATAAKDLRNYDLERHEEFKRYEMLKEHERREHLRGLDQEEQEREEQRLRRLSEKHRQHPKVYAPGSVAQLREVWRETDGLDPQEFDPRTFFSLHDTNGDGVLDEQELEALFTKELEKVYDPRNEEDDMIEMEEERLRMREHVMKNVDVNQDRLVSLDEFLRSTQKREFGSPEEWKTLDDSKPVYTEAELQQFEAELREKEAELAQRAESLRQEEELLKQWGTALEAQRKEYQQAVMDMSQRQRNQQAVDGQPLPGPNGELQFRQEMKNLEEQGANATISLDFPGEERMNTSNEPTQNLPLHTS